Proteins from a genomic interval of uncultured Desulfuromusa sp.:
- a CDS encoding DUF3187 family protein, with amino-acid sequence MILRIIFFLTCFFQLSALYAAAFDFTPFRVRNLMPTTLVRTVAMAEPARLVTAGGYKVYFDLDLASNATTGGDAETQIHLDGETLQETLGVRYGVNEHIQIGFDLSWVNHKKGSLDGFIDDWHDFFGLPTGDRDDLPENDLSYRYQRNGEELFNIDDSVDGLGDLRLHLSWQLATSKPVATALHLSLKVPTGDADKMTGNEGWGLGLSLAQDYRISLGDGAMASFWGGIGGSWLEDGDILAEQVENWAANAWLGAGWSPNDRIALKVQLDTQTALYDSELEELGDPALILTLGGTIALTEQTFLDLGVEEDLAVNSSPDVSFHLGLSHVF; translated from the coding sequence ATGATCCTGAGAATTATTTTTTTTCTGACCTGTTTTTTTCAGCTGTCTGCACTTTATGCGGCCGCCTTTGACTTTACACCGTTTCGAGTACGCAACCTGATGCCAACAACTCTGGTGCGGACCGTAGCAATGGCAGAGCCGGCTCGTCTGGTCACTGCCGGGGGCTATAAGGTTTATTTTGATCTGGATCTGGCAAGCAATGCTACGACTGGCGGTGACGCAGAAACGCAGATCCATCTTGATGGAGAAACCCTGCAGGAAACTCTCGGTGTGCGCTATGGCGTGAATGAACACATACAGATCGGTTTCGATCTCTCCTGGGTTAATCATAAAAAAGGTTCCCTGGATGGATTTATTGATGACTGGCATGACTTCTTCGGCTTGCCGACAGGTGATCGTGATGACCTGCCGGAGAATGATCTGTCCTACCGTTACCAAAGAAACGGTGAGGAATTATTTAATATTGATGATTCAGTCGATGGCCTTGGTGATCTGCGTCTGCACCTTTCCTGGCAACTTGCGACCAGCAAGCCTGTGGCAACCGCTCTTCACCTCTCATTGAAGGTGCCCACAGGTGACGCTGACAAGATGACCGGAAATGAGGGTTGGGGGCTGGGTCTGTCTCTTGCGCAAGATTACCGGATTTCGCTTGGTGACGGTGCAATGGCCTCGTTTTGGGGAGGAATAGGGGGCAGCTGGCTTGAGGACGGTGACATCTTGGCTGAACAAGTTGAAAACTGGGCAGCCAACGCCTGGCTCGGCGCCGGATGGAGTCCGAATGACCGGATCGCTTTGAAGGTGCAGCTTGATACCCAGACCGCACTCTATGACAGTGAACTGGAGGAACTCGGTGACCCGGCACTTATCCTTACCTTAGGGGGAACCATTGCTCTCACCGAACAGACCTTTCTTGATCTCGGTGTCGAAGAAGACCTCGCTGTGAACAGTTCGCCGGATGTTTCCTTTCATCTCGGCTTGTCGCATGTCTTCTAG
- the map gene encoding type I methionyl aminopeptidase, producing the protein MVVIKTPEEIEKMRTAGKLAAQLLLYIGPFVKEGVSTQYLNDLCEEFTQEHGAISAPLNYHGFPRSICTSINNVVCHGIPSEKDILKSGDIVNIDITLIVDGYHGDTSYTFLIGDVDEKIQKLVYRTEKAMYRGIAAIKPGKYLYEIGKAIEKYIGKFNYSIVRAYGGHGIGKKFHEDPHVLHHYSPENRIRLQEGMIFTVEPMINMGKNYDVETSAVDGWTVTTLDGSVSAQFEHTVLVTAEGAEILTKVE; encoded by the coding sequence ATGGTTGTTATTAAGACCCCGGAAGAAATTGAAAAAATGAGAACGGCAGGGAAACTGGCTGCTCAATTATTGCTTTATATCGGTCCTTTTGTTAAGGAGGGAGTTTCCACTCAGTATCTGAACGACCTGTGTGAAGAGTTTACTCAGGAACATGGCGCGATTTCAGCCCCGTTGAATTATCACGGATTTCCAAGGAGTATCTGCACGTCAATCAATAATGTCGTTTGCCACGGAATTCCTTCCGAAAAAGATATTCTCAAAAGTGGCGACATTGTCAATATCGATATTACGCTCATTGTCGATGGTTATCACGGAGATACGTCCTACACGTTCCTGATTGGTGACGTTGATGAAAAAATACAAAAGCTGGTGTACCGAACAGAAAAAGCCATGTACCGGGGAATTGCTGCGATTAAACCGGGAAAATATCTCTATGAAATAGGGAAAGCTATCGAGAAATATATCGGGAAGTTTAATTATTCTATAGTCAGGGCCTACGGTGGCCATGGCATTGGTAAAAAATTCCATGAAGACCCTCATGTTCTCCATCATTATAGCCCTGAAAATAGGATCCGATTGCAGGAAGGGATGATTTTCACTGTAGAACCGATGATCAATATGGGCAAAAATTATGATGTTGAGACCTCTGCTGTCGACGGCTGGACGGTCACAACGCTTGACGGGAGTGTCAGTGCACAGTTTGAGCATACCGTTCTGGTGACTGCTGAGGGTGCTGAGATTTTGACCAAGGTAGAGTGA
- the rsmI gene encoding 16S rRNA (cytidine(1402)-2'-O)-methyltransferase, whose protein sequence is MSGTLYVVATPIGNLEDMTYRAVRILEEAALVAAEDTRHSRKLLNHYGISTPLISYHEHNEESRSSQLIDKLKAGESIALISDAGTPCIADPGYRLVSRCRQEGVMVAAVPGPSAVITALSISGLPTDAFRFVGFLPAKTHGRCQYLEQIKDEQQTIVCYEAPHRLVACLEDIARVCGTDRLIAIARELTKRHEELFSGRVDEALDYFSRSPVKGEIVILLGAAQEKLPEGTVAEALVRLRNETDLSWKDIVKQVAKEFGVPGSDVYKESLALRSLM, encoded by the coding sequence GTGAGTGGAACCCTCTATGTGGTAGCGACTCCGATTGGTAATCTGGAGGATATGACCTACAGGGCGGTGCGAATATTAGAAGAAGCTGCGCTGGTTGCGGCAGAGGATACCCGCCATAGTCGAAAGTTATTAAACCATTATGGGATCAGTACGCCGCTTATTTCTTATCATGAACATAATGAGGAATCTCGGTCGAGCCAGTTGATTGACAAACTTAAAGCTGGGGAGTCGATAGCACTGATCAGCGATGCAGGAACCCCCTGTATTGCCGATCCGGGATATCGTCTGGTTTCCAGATGTCGTCAGGAAGGGGTGATGGTCGCTGCTGTTCCTGGCCCCTCGGCGGTGATTACTGCTCTTTCCATTTCCGGTCTGCCGACTGATGCTTTTCGTTTTGTCGGTTTTTTGCCGGCGAAAACCCACGGGCGCTGCCAATATCTGGAACAGATTAAAGACGAGCAACAGACCATCGTCTGCTATGAAGCTCCCCACCGTCTTGTTGCCTGCCTTGAAGATATTGCTCGCGTCTGTGGAACTGACCGACTTATTGCGATTGCCCGTGAACTGACTAAACGGCATGAAGAGTTATTCAGCGGAAGGGTCGATGAAGCCTTGGATTATTTTTCCCGGAGCCCGGTAAAAGGTGAAATCGTCATCCTGCTTGGCGCAGCTCAGGAAAAGTTGCCGGAGGGGACCGTCGCTGAGGCTCTGGTCCGGTTACGGAATGAGACTGATCTGAGCTGGAAAGACATCGTCAAGCAGGTTGCAAAAGAGTTTGGTGTGCCCGGGAGTGACGTTTACAAAGAATCATTGGCATTGCGGTCGCTGATGTGA
- a CDS encoding TIGR03790 family protein, with the protein MKFLLSLFVSLLFLGSGTGYALQPEEVLLIVNRNVPASLELARYYREKRGIPMANLLSVRMTDEEDCSREEYRQELLQPLRKFLARQEGTNIRCLLLFYGLPLRVAAPELTPQQWREVEDLKHTRKQLDWQLNNRQLTDEQKQQRQQTSKRLEEQLGQLQRKEQGAAVDSEMALLLNEAYSLEKWQPNPFFVGFQKQRDKLPFNKDQVLFVSRLDASSPEIVRRIIDDSLMAESRRLSGQAYYDARWRFPEKKNLQGYALYDASIHRAAKVTGQLSSLPVHLNQKEALFQAGDAPLAALYCGWYSLGKYVDAFDWQQGAVGYHIASSECTTLKKPGSQVWCKRMLEDGIAATIGPVAEPYVQGFPLPELFFGFLLDGYYTLVESYFLSTPWLSWQMILIGDPLYRPFRNVTRSKKDL; encoded by the coding sequence GTGAAATTTCTTCTGAGTCTCTTTGTTTCTTTGCTTTTTCTTGGTTCAGGAACCGGTTACGCCCTGCAGCCTGAAGAAGTCCTCCTGATTGTCAACCGGAATGTTCCCGCCAGTCTCGAACTCGCCCGGTATTATCGCGAAAAGCGCGGGATTCCCATGGCAAATCTGCTTTCCGTCAGGATGACTGATGAGGAAGATTGCAGTCGTGAAGAATACCGACAGGAATTGCTTCAACCCCTGCGCAAGTTTCTGGCCCGGCAAGAAGGGACTAACATTCGCTGCCTGCTGTTGTTCTATGGACTTCCTCTCCGTGTTGCTGCCCCTGAATTAACTCCGCAGCAATGGCGGGAAGTGGAAGATTTGAAACACACCAGGAAGCAACTTGACTGGCAACTGAACAACCGTCAATTGACAGATGAGCAGAAACAACAACGGCAACAGACATCCAAACGTCTTGAGGAACAACTTGGCCAACTGCAACGGAAAGAGCAGGGCGCAGCGGTTGATTCTGAGATGGCACTCCTGCTGAATGAAGCCTATTCTCTGGAAAAGTGGCAGCCCAATCCTTTTTTTGTTGGTTTTCAGAAACAACGAGATAAACTTCCCTTTAACAAAGACCAGGTTTTGTTTGTCTCTCGCCTTGATGCTTCATCTCCCGAGATTGTACGCCGTATAATCGATGACAGTTTGATGGCTGAGAGCCGGAGGTTGTCGGGACAGGCCTACTATGATGCGCGCTGGCGATTTCCCGAAAAGAAGAATTTACAAGGGTATGCCCTGTATGATGCTTCTATTCATCGTGCCGCCAAAGTCACGGGACAATTGAGCTCTTTACCTGTCCATTTGAATCAAAAGGAAGCACTCTTCCAGGCGGGTGATGCCCCTTTGGCTGCGCTTTATTGTGGCTGGTACAGTCTGGGAAAATATGTTGATGCTTTTGACTGGCAGCAGGGGGCAGTCGGTTATCACATTGCCAGTAGCGAATGTACGACACTGAAAAAACCGGGAAGTCAGGTCTGGTGTAAGCGGATGCTGGAGGATGGCATTGCGGCAACGATCGGCCCGGTTGCAGAACCCTATGTTCAGGGTTTCCCATTGCCGGAATTATTTTTTGGTTTTTTGCTGGATGGCTACTATACTTTGGTCGAAAGCTACTTTTTAAGTACTCCCTGGCTGTCCTGGCAGATGATTTTGATTGGTGATCCTCTCTATCGACCGTTTCGCAACGTTACGCGATCGAAGAAAGATCTTTGA
- a CDS encoding LysE family translocator has product MLGTENLLLFVVSGLILNITPGADILYILGRSSSQGFRGGSVAALGIGAGCIVHVIAATVGISAIIAASATAFMVIKFIGAAYLVYIGITMFRKNKADVNEVQAMPATKLSTIFWQGFLTNSLNPKVALFFLAFLPQFISPSAENKSIALLFLGILFNINGTLWNLFVAWASSSVASQLRRSGVVTKWLNRTIGALFLYFGAKLAVSQS; this is encoded by the coding sequence ATGCTCGGAACAGAGAACTTATTGCTATTCGTCGTTTCAGGACTCATTTTAAATATCACACCAGGAGCAGATATTCTTTACATTCTTGGACGATCCAGTTCTCAAGGATTTCGAGGTGGCAGTGTTGCTGCATTAGGTATAGGCGCTGGATGCATTGTTCATGTTATTGCTGCTACTGTTGGTATTTCAGCTATTATTGCGGCTTCAGCAACAGCTTTTATGGTTATCAAGTTTATTGGAGCAGCATATCTTGTATATATCGGCATCACAATGTTTCGAAAAAACAAGGCGGATGTAAATGAAGTACAGGCAATGCCAGCGACAAAGCTGAGTACCATATTTTGGCAAGGATTTCTAACCAATTCCCTTAATCCAAAGGTCGCTTTATTCTTTCTTGCTTTTTTACCACAATTCATATCTCCGAGTGCAGAAAATAAAAGCATTGCTCTTCTGTTTCTAGGCATTTTGTTCAATATCAATGGAACACTTTGGAATCTTTTTGTCGCTTGGGCATCATCGAGTGTTGCATCACAGCTTCGTCGATCGGGAGTCGTAACCAAGTGGCTAAATCGTACAATTGGAGCTCTCTTTTTGTACTTTGGAGCCAAGCTTGCTGTGAGTCAAAGTTAA